The following proteins are co-located in the Silene latifolia isolate original U9 population chromosome 1, ASM4854445v1, whole genome shotgun sequence genome:
- the LOC141649827 gene encoding uncharacterized protein LOC141649827: MSNSSKNENPPVPKPVSSTDVDEPPIKRARTTFDIVSESLHQLNFTGSSLADPINIGGSSQLPPHFFSFACSFKYAWQLKFAIQGLSDPALNPQRLLRIDVDVSGFNVTVQNWVDKDFGHVCLKPSDFECSEPIEGKIVKLPELSRELRNVNDSSPLYMFHVSGCKDLSFYTFGIIPVIGISIRLLENNDENDQIPKFPERDRTCEAAVLPDDYLTMLQYLLQWSPYQVLVEIMDNTATLTTGHPEDTWKKDCTMYTAPGRQGTEPGKSYRAMFKWGYDDWLNNAVLRDTALAVSLYTEQPTYIVLRFFIENFGYLEYMREPVP; this comes from the exons ATGTCAAACTCCTCCAAGAACGAAAATCCACCAGTCCCCAAGCCTGTTTCTTCAACTGATGTTGATGAACCACCTATAAAACGAGCAAGAACCACGTTTGACATTGTTTCCGAATCTTTACATCAACTTAATTTCACTGGATCCTCACTAGCGGACCCCATTAACATTGGCGGATCTTCACAGCTTCCACCACATTTCTTCTCGTTTGCTTGCAGTTTCAAATATGCCTGGCAACTTAAATTTGCAATTCAAGGTCTTAGCGATCCTGCACTTAATCCGCAAAGATTACTAAGGATTGATGTCGACGTGAGTGGGTTTAATGTCACGGTTCAGAACTGGGTTGACAAAGATTTTGGGCATGTATGCTTGAAACCATCTGATTTTGAATGCAGCGAGCCAATAGAGGGAAAGATTGTCAAATTACCTGAACTGTCTCGGGAATTGAGAAATGTTAACGATAGCAGTCCATTGTATATGTTCCATGTCAGCGGGTGTAAGGATCTCAGCTTCTATACATTCG GAATTATACCTGTTATAGGAATTAGTATTAGGTTACTTGAAAACAATGATGAAAATGATCAAATTCCAAAGTTTCCTGAGAGGGATCGGACCTGTGAGGCTGCTGTACTACCTGATGACTACCTCACGATGCTTCAATATTTACTTCAATGGTCCCCATATCAAG TTTTGGTCGAGATAATGGACAATACTGCAACGCTAACGACAGGACATCCTGAGGACACATGGAAAAAAGATTGTACCATGTATACG GCCCCTGGAAGGCAAGGCACTGAACCAGGGAAGAGCTACCGTGCAATGTTTAAATGGGGTTATGATGACTGGTTGAACAACGCAGTTCTTAGGGACACTGCACTCGCTGTGAGCCTGTATACAGAGCAGCCCACATACATCGTGTTGAGGTTCTTCATCGAAAACTTTGGGTATCTGGAGTATATGAGGGAACCCGTCCCATAA